A stretch of [Clostridium] innocuum DNA encodes these proteins:
- a CDS encoding GntR family transcriptional regulator → MNLQDIQFNKKEPMYPQLSRYIKKLILADELKHYEELPSRRELALQLSINPNTVQKAYKQLEDEGIIKTISNVKSVVIVNEKILEKLRSEMIEETMKEFVKECQTSGLDFQQTIVWLTKLWNT, encoded by the coding sequence ATGAACTTACAGGATATACAGTTTAACAAGAAAGAACCGATGTATCCACAGCTCAGTCGCTATATCAAAAAGCTAATCCTTGCGGATGAGCTGAAGCATTATGAAGAGCTGCCAAGCCGCCGTGAGCTTGCACTTCAGCTCTCCATCAATCCTAACACGGTACAAAAAGCCTATAAACAGCTGGAAGATGAAGGTATTATAAAGACGATAAGCAATGTGAAAAGTGTAGTTATCGTCAATGAGAAAATTCTGGAAAAGCTGCGCAGTGAAATGATAGAGGAAACGATGAAGGAATTTGTAAAGGAGTGTCAGACAAGCGGCCTGGATTTTCAGCAGACGATTGTCTGGCTTACAAAGCTATGGAACACGTAA
- a CDS encoding flotillin family protein: MDIQSLLPYIGGAIVIILLLLIVTIGYVKAPPDTAYIISGLRKKIIVGKASIKIPFLERLDKLSLKLIPIDVKTSSMVPTADYINIQVDAAVNVKVGSDSNKLELAAQNFLNQNSDYMARVAREVLEGNMREIVGRMRLEEMVSDRQKFAELVKENAMPDLAAMGLNIVSFNVQNFTDANGVIDDLGIDNISQIKKKAAIAKAEADKEIAVAKADADRQANDARVAAEREIAIKNNDLSIQKAELKKVADVKQATADAAYEIEKENQRKTIEVTSADANIAKQEREVLLKSKEAEVKEKALEAEVKKQAEAEKFAIQQKADAELYTRQKEAEAKKFEIQQEAEAQRAKADADRYSREREAQGIQLVGEAEAEAIRAKGIAEAEAMDKKAEAYQKYTGAAVAEMLIKVLPDVAGKIAEPLTQIDKITVIGSGNDSSSIDSVAGNVPGVMTKLFESMKETTGIDLGEIVRANTYDAKVTRNVNFSGIPASDNDTNVVVQAADSVRKQDEKKPEKPVKPVEEKPVEKKADNDKMSWEK, translated from the coding sequence ATGGATATACAATCCTTACTGCCTTATATCGGTGGGGCGATCGTTATTATTTTGCTTCTTCTGATCGTAACAATAGGCTATGTTAAGGCACCGCCTGACACAGCCTATATCATTTCCGGTTTGAGGAAGAAAATTATCGTGGGAAAGGCAAGTATCAAGATTCCGTTTCTGGAGCGTTTGGATAAGCTGAGTCTGAAGCTGATTCCAATTGATGTTAAAACAAGCAGTATGGTACCTACCGCTGATTATATCAATATTCAGGTAGATGCTGCAGTAAATGTTAAGGTTGGCAGTGACAGCAATAAGCTGGAGCTTGCAGCACAGAACTTCCTGAATCAGAACAGTGACTACATGGCACGCGTTGCCCGTGAGGTTCTGGAGGGAAATATGCGTGAAATCGTTGGACGTATGCGTCTGGAGGAAATGGTGAGTGACCGTCAGAAATTCGCTGAGCTGGTAAAGGAAAATGCGATGCCGGATTTAGCGGCCATGGGTCTGAATATCGTCAGCTTCAATGTTCAGAACTTCACAGATGCAAACGGGGTTATTGACGATCTGGGTATTGATAATATTTCACAGATCAAGAAAAAAGCCGCAATCGCAAAGGCGGAAGCAGATAAGGAAATCGCTGTTGCGAAGGCGGATGCCGATCGTCAGGCAAACGATGCCAGAGTTGCGGCAGAGCGTGAAATTGCAATCAAGAACAATGATTTGAGTATCCAGAAGGCAGAGCTGAAAAAGGTTGCCGATGTGAAGCAGGCGACAGCAGATGCGGCTTATGAAATCGAAAAGGAAAATCAGAGAAAAACGATTGAGGTCACCTCGGCGGATGCCAATATTGCGAAGCAGGAACGGGAAGTTCTTCTGAAGTCAAAAGAGGCAGAGGTTAAGGAAAAGGCACTGGAGGCAGAGGTCAAGAAACAGGCGGAGGCTGAAAAATTCGCAATACAGCAGAAAGCAGATGCAGAGCTGTATACGCGTCAGAAGGAAGCAGAAGCAAAGAAGTTCGAAATTCAGCAGGAAGCGGAAGCACAGCGTGCAAAAGCGGATGCGGACCGATACAGCCGTGAACGGGAAGCACAGGGTATTCAGCTGGTTGGTGAAGCGGAGGCGGAAGCAATTCGCGCAAAGGGTATTGCCGAGGCAGAGGCAATGGATAAAAAAGCAGAGGCATACCAGAAATATACCGGAGCTGCCGTGGCGGAAATGCTGATCAAGGTTCTTCCGGATGTGGCAGGTAAGATTGCAGAGCCGTTAACACAGATTGATAAGATCACCGTTATCGGTTCCGGAAATGATTCCAGCAGCATTGATTCTGTGGCCGGAAATGTTCCCGGTGTCATGACGAAGCTGTTTGAATCCATGAAGGAAACGACCGGTATTGATCTTGGTGAAATCGTCAGAGCGAATACATATGATGCCAAGGTCACAAGAAATGTGAATTTCTCCGGAATCCCAGCCAGTGATAACGATACAAATGTTGTGGTACAGGCAGCGGACAGCGTAAGGAAGCAGGATGAAAAAAAGCCTGAAAAACCGGTAAAGCCGGTAGAGGAAAAACCGGTTGAAAAGAAAGCGGACAATGATAAAATGTCCTGGGAAAAATAA
- a CDS encoding ABC transporter ATP-binding protein produces MLKLENVKKLYSNNRGLRNTTIEFQEGEITGILGRNGSGKTTLLKGILNLLPLDDGIITWNDKSVEEQFDKVAFITEDGSYFPYISSKEYGDFLSLYYPAFSKERYFELLDQFEVSKTDTIRTLSKGQQLKVEISAGFAMNAKLIILDEPFTTLDIYAKEDTVRQLIEQVKEDVIILISTHNIEEIEAVIDRCVVLDDGMIKEDITMDELNESGKDLRALLDPYRPAVKK; encoded by the coding sequence ATGCTGAAGCTGGAAAACGTAAAAAAGCTGTACTCCAATAACCGGGGTCTGCGCAATACCACTATTGAATTTCAAGAAGGTGAGATTACAGGCATTCTGGGAAGAAACGGCAGCGGTAAGACTACATTGCTGAAAGGTATTCTAAACCTTCTGCCTCTGGATGATGGAATCATTACATGGAATGATAAATCCGTAGAGGAGCAGTTTGACAAGGTTGCCTTCATTACAGAGGATGGCAGTTATTTCCCCTATATATCTTCAAAGGAATACGGAGATTTTCTATCTCTGTATTATCCTGCTTTCTCCAAAGAACGCTATTTTGAATTACTCGATCAATTTGAGGTAAGCAAAACAGATACTATACGCACGCTTTCCAAGGGTCAGCAGCTAAAGGTGGAAATCAGTGCCGGATTTGCAATGAACGCAAAGCTCATTATTCTGGATGAACCGTTTACCACACTGGATATCTATGCCAAGGAGGATACTGTCAGACAATTGATCGAGCAGGTGAAAGAAGATGTCATCATTTTGATTTCCACGCATAACATAGAAGAGATTGAAGCTGTGATTGACCGCTGTGTTGTCCTAGATGATGGAATGATCAAAGAAGATATCACAATGGATGAACTAAATGAAAGTGGTAAGGATTTACGAGCTCTGCTGGATCCTTATCGACCAGCTGTAAAGAAATAA
- the purH gene encoding bifunctional phosphoribosylaminoimidazolecarboxamide formyltransferase/IMP cyclohydrolase, whose protein sequence is MKRALVSVSDKTNLVPFVSSLVELGYEIISTGGTKKALEAAGIKTIGISEVTDFPEIMDGRVKTLHPKVHGALLCVRDNPDHVRQIEELGIQYIDLVCVNLYPFKETVQKPGVSHEEIIENIDIGGPSMLRSASKNYKFIPVLCDPSDYDAIVKELRENGETYLTTREYLAAKVFRHTASYDTMIASYLTERTGEKYPEKFTITFDKVQELRYGENPHQSAAFYKGMNPQYSLANAKQLHGKELSYNNIQDGNAAIEILKDFEGQPAVVGLKHMNPCGVGIGKTIEEAWDKAYEADPVSIFGGIVAFNEPIHASVAEKLSKIFLEIIIAPAFDEDAFEILSKKKNIRLMQLDTSLEVNAKYKVTNVNDGLLVQDIDDHKITAEDLRCVTNRKPTEEELEQLLFAWKVVKHVKSNAIVLVKDNMTIGVGAGQMNRVGAAKIAIEQAGEKAKGSIMSSDAFFPMPDTVEEAVKAGVTAIIQPGGSIKDQLSIDVCNEHGIAMVYTGVRHFKH, encoded by the coding sequence ATGAAGCGAGCATTAGTCAGTGTTTCTGATAAAACAAATCTGGTTCCGTTTGTATCTAGTCTGGTAGAGCTGGGATATGAAATCATCTCTACCGGTGGTACAAAAAAAGCGCTGGAAGCTGCAGGTATCAAGACAATCGGAATTTCTGAGGTAACGGATTTTCCGGAAATCATGGATGGGCGTGTAAAAACACTGCATCCAAAGGTTCACGGGGCATTGCTTTGTGTGAGGGATAACCCTGATCATGTACGACAGATTGAAGAGCTGGGAATCCAGTATATCGATCTGGTATGTGTGAATCTGTATCCATTCAAGGAAACCGTACAGAAGCCGGGTGTCAGTCATGAGGAAATCATTGAGAATATCGATATCGGCGGTCCAAGCATGCTGCGCAGTGCTTCAAAAAATTATAAGTTTATTCCGGTTCTCTGTGATCCGTCAGATTATGATGCTATAGTAAAGGAGCTGCGTGAAAACGGGGAAACTTATCTTACAACAAGAGAATACCTTGCAGCGAAGGTATTCCGTCATACCGCAAGCTATGACACGATGATTGCAAGCTATCTGACAGAAAGAACAGGCGAGAAATATCCGGAGAAGTTTACCATCACCTTTGACAAGGTACAGGAGCTTCGCTATGGAGAAAACCCGCATCAGAGTGCTGCTTTCTATAAGGGAATGAATCCACAGTATTCTCTGGCAAATGCAAAGCAGCTGCATGGCAAGGAGCTTTCCTATAATAATATACAGGACGGCAATGCAGCGATTGAAATTTTGAAGGACTTTGAAGGGCAGCCGGCAGTTGTCGGCTTGAAGCATATGAATCCTTGCGGTGTCGGTATCGGAAAAACGATTGAGGAAGCATGGGATAAGGCGTATGAGGCCGATCCGGTTTCTATCTTCGGTGGTATTGTTGCCTTCAATGAACCGATTCATGCGTCAGTGGCAGAAAAGCTGTCTAAAATCTTCCTTGAAATTATTATCGCACCTGCATTTGATGAAGATGCATTTGAAATTTTGTCCAAGAAGAAGAATATCCGTCTGATGCAGTTGGATACCTCATTGGAGGTAAATGCCAAATACAAGGTTACCAATGTAAATGACGGTCTGCTTGTGCAGGATATTGATGATCATAAAATTACAGCAGAGGATCTTCGCTGTGTGACAAACCGCAAGCCAACGGAGGAAGAGCTGGAACAGCTGTTGTTCGCATGGAAGGTGGTCAAGCATGTCAAATCCAATGCCATTGTTCTTGTAAAGGACAATATGACCATTGGTGTCGGTGCCGGTCAGATGAACCGTGTCGGTGCTGCGAAGATTGCCATTGAACAGGCAGGAGAAAAAGCAAAAGGCTCTATTATGAGCTCCGATGCGTTCTTCCCGATGCCGGATACCGTTGAGGAGGCTGTAAAAGCAGGCGTTACAGCTATCATTCAGCCTGGTGGTTCCATTAAGGATCAGCTATCCATTGACGTATGCAATGAGCATGGAATTGCGATGGTTTATACAGGAGTACGACACTTTAAGCATTAA
- a CDS encoding phosphoribosylformylglycinamidine synthase, with the protein MNYRVFVKKKEAFQVESASLFHELKQNLNLAGLQGVQMYNVYDVFHGDKHDMELLKEKVLSEKVTDEVFDEIDLKGKTFIAYECLPGQYDQRADSAQQCLMLLNNKQDVVIKSGRIVILEGSVTDAEIQAVKKYLINPVEMREKDLAVLGYEEDVEIEPVPVLSGFRDLDEAGLEALRSEQGLAMTLADVQHIQKYFREEEERDLTLTELKVLDTYWSDHCRHTTFETILQNVKIDAGSLQDTIQKAYELYLKLRKDVHDNKKFVTLMDMATIAGKYLRKTGKLDDMEISDEINACSIEVTVDVDGEDQQWLLMFKNETHNHPTEIEPFGGASTCIGGAIRDPLSGRSYVYQAMRITGAGDITKDIKEALPNKLPQSRISKGAAAGYSSYGNQIGLATTYVKEIFNDGYVAKRMEVGAVVGAAPKENVVRKKPETGDIVVLIGGATGRDGVGGATGSSKEHNDTSLTKCSSEVQKGNAPIERKLQRLFRNPKATKLIKKANDFGAGGVSVAVGEIADGLRIDLDKVPVKYSGLSGTELAISESQERMAVLIEADKFEEFKQLAYEENLDSCIVAVVTEERRLVMSFHGEEIVNISRDFLDTNGVRGLQDVLIREGLSDTDPFHSKVTSVEENLKQPNVASQIGLAEMFDASIGKSTVLMPFGGKYQLTETEGSVQKLPVFGFTNTCSIMTHGYHPELSLYSPYLGASYSVVEALARVTAMGGNYETCRLTNQEYFERLHTDPEKWGKPMQALLGLIEAEMAFETPAIGGKDSMSGTFNDINVPPTLITFAVTTEKTEHIISPEFKEAGHHIYYIKHTPNDNQTPNYEELKANFAKVRELIRKGVICSAATVKFGGLAEALCKMSFGNKIGVEVKTSEHIFDLSIGSIVVESSEAIYDEAFVLLGKTTDADTICINEECITIDKAITAWCERYNTMYPMTVDQEKGVIETPEYTANERVHAKKTIDKPKVIIPVFPGQNCEYDTKQQFERAGAEAEIYVFNNLNVESIERSLKELSEKIASAQILMVVGGFSSGDEPDGSGKFIANVLSNPSVNKAVQTLLANDGLILGICNGFQALIKSGLLPYGDITKLSEESPTLFRNNINRHVSHMATTKITSNKSPWLSSFTPGQGHSIAMSHGEGKFVVSDEVAKQLFENGQVATQYVDLDGNPTMNGTYNINGSSYAIEGITSLDGRIFGKMGHSERYEDGLFKNIDGDKYQNIFQNGVNYFRNK; encoded by the coding sequence ATGAATTATCGCGTATTTGTGAAGAAAAAGGAAGCATTTCAGGTGGAATCCGCTTCTTTGTTTCATGAACTGAAGCAGAATCTGAATCTTGCAGGATTGCAGGGTGTACAGATGTATAACGTATATGATGTATTCCATGGGGATAAACATGACATGGAGCTTCTGAAAGAAAAGGTTCTGAGTGAGAAAGTAACGGATGAGGTTTTTGATGAAATTGATCTGAAGGGAAAAACCTTCATTGCATATGAATGCCTGCCAGGACAGTATGATCAGCGTGCGGACAGCGCACAACAGTGTCTGATGCTGTTGAATAACAAGCAGGATGTTGTAATCAAAAGCGGACGTATCGTCATTCTGGAGGGCAGTGTTACAGATGCAGAAATTCAGGCTGTCAAGAAATACCTGATCAACCCGGTAGAGATGAGAGAAAAGGATCTTGCCGTACTTGGGTATGAGGAGGATGTGGAGATTGAACCGGTACCTGTTTTAAGTGGCTTCCGTGATCTGGATGAAGCAGGTCTGGAGGCATTGCGCAGTGAACAGGGGCTGGCTATGACGCTGGCGGATGTACAGCATATTCAGAAATACTTCAGGGAAGAGGAAGAGCGTGATCTGACACTGACAGAGCTGAAGGTACTGGATACCTACTGGTCTGATCACTGTCGTCATACAACCTTTGAAACGATCCTTCAGAATGTAAAGATTGATGCAGGCAGTCTGCAGGATACCATACAGAAGGCATATGAGCTGTATCTGAAGCTGAGAAAAGATGTACATGATAATAAGAAATTTGTGACGCTGATGGATATGGCTACCATCGCGGGTAAATATCTGCGGAAAACAGGTAAGCTGGATGATATGGAAATCAGCGATGAAATCAATGCATGTTCCATTGAAGTAACCGTGGATGTAGATGGTGAGGATCAGCAGTGGCTGTTGATGTTTAAAAATGAAACACACAATCATCCGACGGAGATTGAACCGTTCGGCGGTGCAAGCACGTGCATCGGCGGAGCAATTCGTGATCCGCTGTCCGGAAGAAGCTATGTATATCAGGCAATGCGTATCACAGGTGCCGGAGACATTACAAAGGATATTAAAGAAGCACTTCCAAACAAGCTGCCGCAGAGCCGCATATCAAAGGGGGCTGCCGCAGGATATTCCTCCTACGGGAACCAGATTGGTCTGGCAACTACCTATGTAAAGGAAATCTTCAATGACGGCTATGTCGCAAAACGTATGGAGGTAGGTGCAGTCGTAGGCGCCGCACCAAAAGAAAATGTTGTGCGTAAAAAACCGGAAACCGGAGATATTGTCGTACTGATTGGTGGAGCAACCGGTCGTGACGGTGTCGGTGGAGCAACCGGTTCTAGTAAGGAGCATAACGATACCTCTCTTACAAAATGTTCCAGCGAGGTTCAGAAGGGAAATGCGCCAATCGAGCGTAAGCTGCAGAGATTGTTCCGTAATCCGAAGGCAACGAAACTGATCAAAAAGGCAAATGACTTCGGTGCCGGCGGTGTGAGTGTCGCAGTAGGTGAAATTGCGGATGGATTGAGAATTGACCTGGATAAGGTTCCTGTAAAATACAGTGGTTTATCCGGAACAGAGCTTGCCATTTCTGAATCACAGGAACGTATGGCTGTTTTGATTGAAGCGGATAAATTTGAGGAATTCAAGCAGCTTGCATATGAAGAGAATCTGGATTCCTGCATTGTCGCAGTCGTTACAGAGGAGCGCCGTCTGGTGATGAGCTTCCATGGAGAAGAAATCGTAAACATCTCCCGTGATTTTCTGGATACCAACGGTGTCCGCGGACTCCAGGATGTACTGATCCGTGAGGGCCTGAGTGATACCGACCCATTCCACAGCAAAGTGACCTCTGTGGAAGAAAACCTGAAGCAGCCCAATGTGGCGTCCCAGATCGGACTTGCGGAAATGTTTGATGCTTCCATTGGAAAATCAACCGTCCTCATGCCATTTGGCGGAAAATATCAGTTAACGGAAACTGAAGGAAGTGTACAGAAGCTGCCGGTATTCGGCTTTACCAATACATGCTCCATCATGACACACGGCTATCATCCGGAGCTGTCGCTATACTCTCCGTATCTTGGTGCCAGCTATTCTGTTGTTGAAGCACTTGCCCGTGTTACTGCCATGGGTGGCAACTATGAAACCTGCCGTCTGACAAATCAGGAGTACTTTGAGCGACTGCATACCGATCCTGAAAAATGGGGAAAACCAATGCAGGCACTGCTGGGGCTGATTGAAGCGGAAATGGCATTTGAAACTCCAGCCATCGGTGGTAAGGATTCCATGTCCGGAACATTTAACGACATCAATGTTCCGCCAACCTTGATTACCTTTGCGGTCACAACGGAAAAAACAGAGCATATTATTTCACCGGAGTTCAAGGAAGCCGGACATCATATCTATTACATAAAGCATACACCGAACGATAATCAAACACCGAATTATGAAGAACTGAAAGCAAACTTCGCCAAGGTGCGTGAGCTGATTCGTAAAGGCGTGATTTGCTCAGCCGCAACTGTGAAATTCGGAGGACTTGCGGAAGCACTATGCAAGATGAGCTTCGGTAATAAAATCGGTGTTGAGGTGAAGACAAGCGAACATATCTTTGATCTCAGTATCGGAAGCATTGTTGTGGAGAGCAGTGAAGCGATTTACGATGAAGCATTTGTATTACTTGGGAAAACGACGGATGCCGACACGATCTGCATCAATGAGGAATGCATCACAATCGATAAAGCTATCACCGCATGGTGTGAGCGCTACAACACCATGTATCCAATGACAGTGGATCAGGAAAAGGGTGTTATTGAAACACCGGAGTATACTGCAAACGAGCGTGTTCATGCGAAAAAGACGATAGACAAGCCTAAGGTTATTATTCCGGTATTCCCTGGACAGAACTGTGAATATGATACAAAACAGCAGTTTGAGCGCGCAGGTGCGGAAGCTGAAATCTATGTCTTTAACAATCTGAATGTAGAAAGCATTGAACGCAGTTTGAAGGAGCTGAGTGAAAAAATTGCATCGGCTCAGATTCTGATGGTTGTCGGCGGCTTCTCCAGTGGGGATGAACCGGATGGAAGCGGTAAATTTATCGCCAATGTCTTAAGCAATCCTTCCGTAAACAAGGCTGTGCAGACACTGTTGGCAAATGATGGTCTGATTCTCGGTATCTGTAATGGATTCCAGGCACTGATCAAATCCGGTCTGCTGCCATATGGAGATATTACCAAGCTGAGTGAGGAATCACCAACTCTGTTCAGAAACAATATCAATCGTCATGTATCCCATATGGCGACAACGAAAATAACCTCCAACAAATCACCATGGCTGTCCAGCTTTACACCGGGACAGGGACATTCCATCGCGATGTCACATGGCGAAGGTAAATTTGTCGTTAGTGATGAGGTTGCTAAGCAGCTGTTTGAAAACGGACAGGTTGCTACACAGTATGTAGATCTGGATGGCAATCCAACGATGAATGGTACTTATAATATCAACGGTTCCAGCTATGCCATTGAAGGTATTACTTCCTTGGATGGCAGAATCTTCGGTAAGATGGGACACAGTGAGCGTTATGAAGACGGATTGTTTAAAAATATTGATGGGGATAAATATCAGAATATTTTCCAGAATGGTGTAAACTACTTCAGAAATAAATAA
- a CDS encoding phosphoribosylformylglycinamidine cyclo-ligase has protein sequence MSDKYREAGVDLEAGYESVRLIKSHVARTKVKGAIDSIGAFGGMYDLSVLNMKEPVLVSGTDGVGTKLLVAFEMDKHDTVGIDAVAMCVNDVLVQGAAPIFFLDYLAVGKNEPKKIEQLVKGVADGCVQAECALIGGETAEMPDMYDVKHYDIAGFCVGAVDKCNLLDGQKIEEGNVLIGLPSTGVHSNGFSLIRKVLLKDAKLDLHKEYEEIGNQKLGDVLLTPTKIYVKAIKHLLGKVDIKGMSHITGGGFYENVPRMLKEGQGVTIDTTAYPHKPIFDMIAKYGNIPMDEMCNVFNMGIGFMMAVDKKDVDTVQSLLKEIHEESYVIGEVTNSGSVDVKW, from the coding sequence ATGAGTGATAAGTATAGAGAAGCCGGAGTCGATCTGGAAGCCGGATATGAATCCGTTCGTCTGATTAAGAGTCATGTCGCTAGAACAAAGGTGAAGGGAGCAATTGATTCCATCGGAGCCTTTGGCGGTATGTATGATCTTTCCGTATTAAACATGAAGGAACCGGTTCTGGTAAGCGGAACCGATGGTGTTGGTACAAAGCTGCTTGTGGCATTTGAAATGGATAAGCATGACACAGTTGGTATTGATGCTGTGGCAATGTGCGTCAATGATGTTCTGGTACAGGGGGCAGCACCAATCTTCTTCCTGGATTATCTGGCAGTAGGCAAAAATGAACCAAAGAAAATCGAACAGCTGGTAAAGGGTGTAGCGGATGGCTGTGTGCAGGCAGAGTGTGCCCTGATTGGCGGGGAAACTGCCGAAATGCCGGATATGTATGATGTGAAGCATTATGATATTGCCGGCTTCTGTGTGGGTGCCGTGGATAAATGCAATCTTCTGGACGGGCAGAAAATCGAGGAAGGCAATGTACTGATCGGTCTTCCAAGTACCGGCGTACATTCCAATGGATTCTCTTTGATCCGCAAGGTATTGTTAAAGGATGCCAAGCTGGATCTGCATAAGGAGTATGAAGAAATCGGAAATCAGAAGCTGGGAGATGTGCTGTTAACACCGACGAAGATCTATGTCAAGGCAATCAAGCATCTGCTAGGCAAGGTTGATATCAAGGGAATGAGTCACATCACCGGAGGCGGCTTCTATGAAAATGTGCCTAGAATGCTGAAGGAAGGACAGGGTGTTACCATTGATACAACAGCTTATCCTCACAAGCCTATCTTTGATATGATTGCGAAATATGGAAATATTCCGATGGATGAAATGTGCAATGTATTCAACATGGGTATCGGCTTTATGATGGCTGTCGATAAAAAAGACGTGGACACCGTACAGAGCCTGTTGAAGGAAATTCATGAGGAATCCTATGTCATCGGTGAAGTTACAAATAGTGGAAGCGTGGATGTAAAATGGTAA
- the thiW gene encoding energy coupling factor transporter S component ThiW, with product MKNENRVFRHVFLAMMVAVGVVISPILRVEGMCPMAHFINITVAVLMGPWYSFLCAVLIGVIRMAVMGIPPLALTGAVFGAALSGIFYKISKGNIWAAVLGEIIGTGIIGAIVSYPVMALLWGRNGLTWMFYVPSFFMGTVIGGSIAFVFLTSMQHSGMLLKMQRKLGGERNVRETLESEKTAATQS from the coding sequence ATGAAAAATGAGAATCGTGTTTTCCGCCATGTATTTCTGGCGATGATGGTGGCCGTCGGAGTTGTCATATCGCCAATTCTGCGTGTGGAGGGAATGTGCCCGATGGCACACTTTATCAATATTACAGTGGCAGTGTTGATGGGACCCTGGTATTCGTTTCTGTGTGCGGTACTGATCGGGGTGATTCGTATGGCAGTCATGGGGATCCCACCGCTTGCATTAACCGGAGCTGTATTTGGTGCAGCATTGTCAGGTATCTTTTATAAAATCAGTAAGGGAAACATATGGGCAGCTGTGCTGGGAGAGATTATCGGAACAGGAATCATCGGGGCGATTGTTTCCTATCCGGTCATGGCGTTGCTATGGGGAAGAAACGGTCTGACCTGGATGTTCTACGTTCCTAGCTTCTTTATGGGAACAGTTATCGGCGGTAGTATTGCATTCGTATTTCTGACATCCATGCAGCACAGCGGAATGCTGCTTAAGATGCAGAGAAAGCTGGGAGGAGAACGGAATGTACGAGAAACTCTGGAGTCTGAGAAAACAGCTGCAACACAGTCATAA
- the purN gene encoding phosphoribosylglycinamide formyltransferase, which yields MVNIAIFASGNGSNFENIIQEINNGHVNNAVCKVLIIDKEHAYAKERAEKLHIPCVYVNPKAYAGKEPYEQEILSILKEHQVELIVLAGYMRFIGKVLLESFPRRIINLHPAYLPNFPGAHSIQDAYEAKVDFTGVTVHFVDEGVDTGEIIHQEKITIDSTWSLETLEDHVHALEYDIFPKVIKHVCKMIESEEA from the coding sequence ATGGTAAATATTGCAATTTTTGCGAGCGGAAACGGCTCCAATTTCGAGAATATTATTCAGGAAATAAACAACGGTCATGTAAACAATGCAGTCTGCAAGGTTCTGATTATCGATAAGGAGCATGCCTATGCGAAAGAGCGTGCTGAAAAGCTGCATATACCCTGTGTATACGTAAATCCGAAGGCATATGCAGGCAAGGAGCCTTACGAACAGGAAATTCTGAGTATATTGAAGGAGCATCAGGTGGAGCTGATTGTTCTTGCCGGATATATGCGTTTTATCGGTAAGGTCCTGCTGGAAAGCTTTCCAAGACGCATCATCAATCTGCATCCGGCATATCTTCCCAATTTCCCGGGAGCCCACAGTATTCAGGATGCGTATGAGGCAAAGGTCGATTTCACAGGGGTTACCGTTCATTTTGTAGATGAAGGTGTGGATACGGGGGAAATCATCCATCAGGAAAAGATTACGATCGATTCCACCTGGTCACTGGAAACCCTGGAAGATCATGTGCATGCCCTGGAGTATGACATATTTCCAAAAGTAATAAAGCATGTATGTAAAATGATAGAAAGCGAGGAAGCATAA